A genomic region of Tamandua tetradactyla isolate mTamTet1 chromosome 2, mTamTet1.pri, whole genome shotgun sequence contains the following coding sequences:
- the IZUMO3 gene encoding izumo sperm-egg fusion protein 3 isoform X3 — MPPDVPGRTHLLGRQMKEILHISSKVSHGNKMLRVLAVQNVVNLRTWLKNEFYKLGNETWKGAIILQGKIHDVRHNLESILKETLKAFSELACSEDCIVIEGPILDCWSCLRITTQCFRGEYCEEEDPKKAEKQEISLFLILLAEGTVLGSFLLLFHICVSHRRKMKAIRRSLRKYLEKKLEELMDMPEDKEGK, encoded by the exons ATGCCCCCAGATGTCCCTGGCCGAACTCATTTGCTTGGACGGCAGATGAAGGAGATTCTCCATATAAGCTCCAAGGTCTCCCACGGGAACAAGATGCTTCGGGTGTTGG CTGTCCAAAATGTTGTCAACTTGAGAACATGGCTGAAGAATGAATTTTATAAACTAGGCAATGAAACATGGAAAG GTGCCATCATCCTTCAAGGCAAGATTCATGATGTCCGTCATAACCTGGAATCCATACTGAAAGAAACATTAAAGGCCTTCTCTGAACTTG CTTGTTCTGAAGATTGCA TCGTGATTGAAGGTCCCATCCTTGATTGTTGGAGCTGTCTTCGCATTACTACCCAGTGCTTCAGAGGGGAATATTGTGAAG AAGAGGATCCAAAGAAGGCTGAAAAACAAGAGATTTCACTATTTCTTATATTGCTGGCAGAAGGCACAGTATTGGGAAGCTTTCTGTTACT ATTCCACATCTGTGTCTCTCATCGAAGGAAGATGAAGGCAATACGAAGGTCactgaggaaatatttggaaaagaaactTGAAGAATTAATGGACATGCCAGAGGACAAGGAGGGGAAATAA